In Calothrix sp. PCC 7507, one DNA window encodes the following:
- a CDS encoding sulfurtransferase has translation MDTKLLISPQELSSLLKDHSSPVVIIDTRTPEEYAVSHLPSAINIRGFFTYLLENSNPEGLRKLHQYFTEVLSKAGISGTERLIIYEDSLNQGYGQSCRAAFLLMYLGCTQVSVLHGGYKAWLAAGLPITDEILHRQGKVFTLHPDASLMVTTQEMLQALDDPSIIKLDVRDRIEWLGLSSSPYDPDFCPRKGRIPNAVWLEWHLLMNSASEIPMFRSKTEILEICQSVGITAKSIVYVYCFKGSRAANTLIALGEAGIYIRNYFGSWNEWSRDFSLPIDNRVIKIGNRQ, from the coding sequence TTGGACACTAAACTCCTCATCTCCCCCCAAGAACTTTCCTCACTCTTAAAGGATCATTCATCGCCAGTTGTTATTATTGATACGCGAACTCCAGAAGAGTATGCTGTCTCTCATCTCCCCAGCGCCATCAATATCAGAGGATTTTTCACTTATCTTTTAGAGAACTCCAATCCAGAAGGATTAAGGAAATTACACCAGTATTTCACTGAAGTGTTGAGTAAAGCTGGAATTTCGGGCACGGAAAGGCTGATTATCTATGAAGACAGTTTAAATCAGGGTTACGGACAGTCTTGTCGGGCAGCTTTTTTGCTCATGTATTTGGGTTGCACTCAAGTGTCTGTGTTGCATGGGGGATATAAAGCTTGGCTGGCGGCTGGATTACCAATTACTGATGAAATCTTGCATCGTCAAGGCAAGGTGTTTACATTACATCCCGATGCTTCCTTGATGGTGACTACACAGGAGATGTTGCAGGCACTGGATGACCCAAGCATTATAAAATTAGATGTGCGCGATCGCATCGAATGGCTTGGACTAAGTTCTTCTCCCTACGATCCTGATTTTTGTCCCCGCAAAGGTAGAATCCCCAATGCAGTCTGGCTGGAATGGCATCTTTTGATGAATTCGGCATCAGAAATCCCCATGTTCCGCTCAAAAACAGAAATCCTGGAAATTTGTCAGTCGGTGGGTATCACTGCAAAATCGATTGTATATGTTTACTGCTTTAAAGGTTCTAGGGCTGCTAATACACTTATCGCTTTGGGAGAAGCAGGAATTTATATCAGAAATTATTTTGGTTCGTGGAATGAATGGTCCCGTGATTTCTCATTACCAATTGATAACAGGGTCATCAAAATAGGCAATAGGCAATAG
- a CDS encoding 1-acyl-sn-glycerol-3-phosphate acyltransferase: protein MIHKISDQFLSRKLKEASFKGYKFSWFDWFCLYYPPGWLIIFNRHWQYYHSDPEGWNWLEYGLFLIPGGFYLALLMRWLRLGCRPPQTEFSEFNPKYQQAFREEVLAPIVKHYFRGELQQVENLPQTGSMIVAMNHAGMCFPWDFVTLGYLLSQARGWVVQPLAGVSLFEHAWMIWWLPPGWLQVLGGIRAELSDFEAVMQTGKIVLYAPEGLRGPLKGWSKRYQLEKFDVSFIQLSDRYQVPILPVACIGSESLHPWTVNIKKLQRLFKLPFLPVSPLMFVLLLFPSMGVWATRTRLHYFIQPVEKNSNSPKNRTVAYKHAQQLREKLQIKITQLLSNKFL from the coding sequence GTGATTCATAAAATATCTGATCAGTTTCTCAGCCGTAAACTAAAAGAAGCGTCATTTAAAGGCTATAAATTTAGCTGGTTTGATTGGTTTTGTCTTTATTACCCTCCAGGTTGGCTAATTATCTTTAACCGCCATTGGCAATACTATCATTCTGATCCAGAGGGTTGGAATTGGTTAGAATACGGACTATTTTTAATTCCTGGGGGATTTTATTTAGCGCTGCTGATGCGCTGGTTGCGTCTTGGTTGTCGTCCGCCACAAACAGAATTTAGTGAATTTAATCCCAAATATCAACAAGCCTTTCGTGAAGAAGTTCTTGCTCCCATTGTTAAACATTATTTCCGTGGGGAATTGCAACAAGTTGAGAACTTACCACAAACTGGCTCCATGATTGTAGCGATGAATCATGCAGGGATGTGTTTTCCTTGGGACTTTGTAACTTTGGGTTATCTCTTAAGTCAAGCACGGGGATGGGTGGTGCAACCGTTAGCCGGTGTATCATTGTTTGAACATGCTTGGATGATTTGGTGGTTACCGCCTGGATGGTTACAAGTGTTAGGCGGTATCCGTGCAGAATTGAGTGATTTTGAAGCGGTGATGCAAACGGGTAAAATTGTCTTGTATGCACCAGAGGGTTTACGTGGGCCTTTGAAGGGTTGGAGCAAGCGCTATCAATTAGAGAAGTTTGATGTTAGTTTTATCCAATTAAGCGATCGCTATCAAGTTCCCATTCTCCCAGTTGCATGTATTGGTAGCGAATCTTTACATCCTTGGACTGTCAATATCAAAAAATTGCAAAGATTATTCAAATTACCATTCTTGCCTGTTTCGCCATTGATGTTTGTCTTGCTTCTATTTCCCTCAATGGGTGTTTGGGCAACGAGAACTCGCCTACATTATTTTATTCAGCCTGTAGAAAAAAACAGTAATTCACCGAAAAACCGTACAGTAGCTTATAAACATGCACAACAATTAAGAGAAAAACTGCAAATTAAAATTACGCAGTTACTGAGTAATAAATTTCTTTAG
- a CDS encoding beta-lactamase hydrolase domain-containing protein yields MINAILINQNLTTTGQVTPQQIQQASQEGFKSVLNLRSPDELGFRKDEQQIVEALGLHYTNIPLKLEALNEELLTNILATLEQVPKPVLVHCAAAMRSTGIALLSIAIEEGLTPEQTLEKARHLGFGFFEHAGVSPKLKELFVKYLSKYGKVAVAK; encoded by the coding sequence GTGATCAACGCCATTCTGATTAATCAAAACTTGACAACAACAGGACAAGTTACACCACAACAGATCCAGCAAGCGAGCCAAGAGGGTTTTAAATCAGTTTTAAATCTGCGATCGCCAGATGAGCTAGGATTTCGCAAAGATGAACAACAAATAGTTGAAGCTTTGGGGCTGCATTACACAAATATTCCCCTCAAGCTGGAAGCCTTAAACGAGGAGTTACTTACCAACATCCTCGCAACACTAGAACAAGTTCCTAAACCTGTGCTTGTACATTGTGCAGCAGCTATGCGATCGACAGGAATTGCGTTGTTGAGTATCGCCATCGAAGAGGGATTAACACCAGAACAAACCTTAGAAAAAGCTCGACACCTGGGCTTTGGCTTCTTTGAACATGCCGGTGTCAGCCCCAAACTAAAGGAATTATTTGTCAAATATTTAAGTAAATACGGTAAAGTAGCTGTCGCCAAGTGA
- a CDS encoding fasciclin domain-containing protein has product MADIVDTATNAGSFNTLVAAIKAANLVDTLKGAGPFTVFAPTDAAFAKLPAGTVDALLKDIPKLKKILTYHVISGKVLSADVVKLKSAKTVEGSDVKINASNQSVKVNDATVATPDVAADNGVIHIIDTVLIPA; this is encoded by the coding sequence ATGGCTGACATTGTTGACACCGCTACTAATGCAGGCTCTTTTAACACTCTAGTTGCGGCAATCAAAGCTGCTAACCTAGTAGATACTCTCAAAGGCGCTGGCCCATTTACTGTCTTTGCTCCTACTGATGCAGCATTTGCTAAACTTCCTGCAGGCACAGTAGATGCATTACTGAAGGACATTCCCAAGCTCAAGAAAATTCTGACTTATCACGTTATTTCCGGTAAAGTGCTGTCAGCCGACGTGGTGAAGTTGAAGTCAGCTAAAACTGTTGAAGGTTCTGATGTGAAAATTAATGCTTCTAATCAAAGTGTTAAAGTCAATGATGCGACAGTTGCAACTCCTGATGTTGCCGCTGATAATGGCGTTATTCACATCATCGACACAGTGTTAATACCTGCGTAA
- a CDS encoding polyphosphate kinase 2 family protein, protein MNHDAFIVPPGSKISLHKDYDPSYKANYQQKTDAEGKLETDIQRLANYQDILYAQNTYALLIIFQAMDAAGKDSTIKHVMSGVNPQGCQVFSFKAPSAEELDHDYLWRSMKALPERGRIGIFNRSYYEEVLVARVHPEILQNQQLPNFIQGNQIWKQRFEEINNFEKYLTNNGVVVIKFFLNVSKTEQKKRFLDRIASPEKNWKFSVNDVRERGFWNDYMDAYEQVFNHTSTEWAPWYVIPADRKWFTHLAVADIICTKLQELNLQYPTVSEEDKQQLLQAKEILAAED, encoded by the coding sequence ATGAATCATGATGCTTTTATTGTGCCGCCCGGATCAAAGATTTCTCTGCACAAAGACTATGACCCTAGTTACAAGGCTAATTATCAGCAAAAAACTGATGCTGAAGGTAAATTAGAGACTGATATTCAACGACTAGCAAATTATCAAGATATTCTTTATGCCCAAAATACGTATGCATTGCTGATTATCTTTCAAGCAATGGATGCTGCTGGTAAAGATAGCACAATTAAACATGTAATGTCTGGTGTCAATCCGCAGGGATGTCAGGTGTTTAGTTTTAAAGCGCCAAGTGCAGAAGAACTAGATCATGACTACCTTTGGCGCTCAATGAAAGCTTTACCAGAGAGGGGTCGAATTGGGATATTTAACAGATCATACTATGAAGAAGTGCTAGTAGCTCGCGTCCATCCAGAAATTCTGCAAAACCAGCAACTCCCTAATTTTATTCAGGGCAATCAAATTTGGAAACAACGTTTTGAGGAAATTAACAATTTTGAAAAATATCTCACAAATAATGGTGTTGTCGTGATTAAATTTTTCTTAAATGTCTCAAAGACAGAACAGAAAAAACGATTTTTAGACCGGATTGCATCTCCTGAAAAAAATTGGAAATTTTCTGTGAATGATGTTCGTGAAAGGGGTTTTTGGAATGATTATATGGATGCTTATGAACAAGTATTCAATCATACTAGCACTGAATGGGCACCCTGGTATGTGATTCCTGCCGATCGCAAGTGGTTTACACATCTTGCGGTTGCTGATATTATTTGCACAAAATTACAAGAACTGAATCTTCAATACCCTACGGTAAGTGAGGAAGATAAGCAGCAACTTTTACAGGCAAAGGAGATATTGGCAGCCGAAGATTAA
- a CDS encoding chemotaxis protein CheB: MTQMAAHADNYPPYFANAAFDIVAIAASAGGLTAITQVLSTLPREFTAAIAVVQHLAPQYRSLMADILSRRTVLNVKQAAEGDNINPGIVYIAPPNRHLLANCDGTLSLSQSELVHFLRPSADLLFESVAASYQDRAIAVVLSGTGSDGAMGVEAIKKMGGTVIVQDEKTAEFSGMPTAAINTGNVDFILPLAEISAALVNLVMGDG; the protein is encoded by the coding sequence ATGACACAAATGGCAGCCCATGCCGACAATTACCCACCTTACTTTGCCAATGCTGCCTTTGATATCGTGGCGATCGCAGCTTCCGCAGGCGGATTGACAGCTATAACTCAAGTATTATCCACTTTGCCCAGAGAATTTACAGCTGCGATCGCTGTAGTGCAACATCTCGCTCCTCAGTATCGCTCCCTAATGGCAGATATTCTCAGTCGGCGGACGGTTCTTAATGTCAAACAAGCAGCAGAGGGTGACAATATCAACCCAGGAATTGTTTACATTGCCCCGCCAAACCGTCACCTATTAGCCAACTGTGATGGTACTTTGTCTCTATCCCAATCAGAATTAGTACATTTCCTGCGTCCTTCTGCGGACTTGTTATTTGAATCAGTTGCAGCTAGCTATCAAGACAGGGCGATCGCCGTCGTGCTGAGTGGCACAGGTAGCGATGGTGCAATGGGGGTAGAAGCAATCAAAAAAATGGGTGGTACTGTCATCGTTCAGGATGAAAAAACCGCCGAATTTTCGGGGATGCCGACTGCAGCTATTAATACAGGGAATGTAGATTTTATTCTACCTTTGGCAGAAATATCAGCCGCTTTGGTCAATTTGGTCATGGGTGACGGTTAA